The following are encoded together in the Clostridia bacterium genome:
- a CDS encoding ATP-binding cassette domain-containing protein: MEILTVNNLTKKYLTKTVLNNLNLTLTAGKIYGLLGPNASGKTTLLKVLAGITQPSAGSFAVAGQVPSVKTKHLISYLPT; the protein is encoded by the coding sequence ATGGAAATCTTAACGGTTAACAACTTGACAAAAAAATACCTGACCAAGACGGTCTTGAACAATCTTAACCTCACTTTGACGGCAGGAAAAATTTACGGGCTTTTAGGGCCCAATGCCAGCGGCAAGACCACCCTGCTGAAGGTGCTGGCAGGCATCACCCAACCGTCGGCCGGTTCCTTTGCCGTGGCCGGGCAAGTACCCAGTGTCAAAACCAAGCATTTGATCTCCTACTTGCCTACTAT